TTGCGAGTAACTTGTTCAGAACGGTCGGGGGAGGTTGTTGGGTTTCTTTTACAACTGACTCCCATATTGAAGTCCGCTCTGCCATCAACACCGTTTTGAAGAGTAGCTAACTAAAACACATGCTTtttatataaactttttttttttaaaaaaaaaaacaattacagaaCTTGTGCTAAGTGGTGAGTAGGAATAAATCACCAGCCTGTAGAGAACGACTTCCCTTCGGTGTCTGCAACAAAGCAGGGCCTTACCAAACCCTTGCAAAACCCTTCTTCTATCACtagtataaataataaacacCCAAGCCGACTGGCTAAAACTCTGGTCTCTAAAACCAGCCGCGCGCGCTCCGTGGCTGCCTGTCGGCAGCGAGAGCCGGGCCCGAGCGAGGCGCTCCTGCCAGGAAGCGAGCTCCAGGCAGTGGGAACAGGGCACATGTGTCCTCCCTCCTGGAAACTCGGTCTCAAAGTAAACACCAATGTGGCATTTTAACAAAGCACAGGCTGAGCCCTGTGTCAGACTTTCCCTTCCCGAcctgctccctccctttctcGTCCCTGCCTCCAGCCACAGAAACTCCATGTGTTGCAGCTGCCCTtgtgaaaaaggaaacaactgCAGCGCTGTCTGGGCTGAAGGTCTGCTCTGGCCAGATAACGTGCGGTGGAACAATGGGGCCTTTGGCTTCGGCTCGGGGTAGAGTCCGCTAAGTGCCCCTTATCTCCCCGCGAAGCTCGGGGGTCAGGCACGTGAGCTCCTTAAGgtctacctttctttttttttttttttaattacaaccATGCTCTTTATCAGTGTTCCCTTGCTGCCTCCCTCTTCTTCGTGTCCTAggccatgttttttttttttttttttttttccaccccttCTAGAGCATTTTCGTCCCCGGCTGTTGGAAGGGGGCAGTTCACCCGGCGCGGCAGCGGGCTCTGCGTCACCGATACCTCCGCGCCCGAGCGGCAGCCAGCCCTTCCGTCGGCGCAGAGCGATTCTGCGGCTTTGGGCCTTCCTGCGCGCTCCCCGAGCTGCCTTCCTGTCCCGAAAAGGGTGCctggggccggcgggcggcacGCACGCACCCCagcgcgccgctcccgccgggGCGCAGCGGCATCCCGAGCGAACTCGGCCGGGAGCGAGACCGAAGCGACGGCCGGAGAGCCGGGAAGAGCTCCGAGACGCGCTGCTGGGGCCCGGCCAGcggctggggaggggggcggccgcggcccccgcggtgCTGGGGAccggccggcggccgcgggggctcccggcggcgcggcgcgcctGGACCCTGACTCATCGCCCGTGTGTGCCTGCGTCGGGGAGGCAGCACGGGAATAGTTACAGGGCAGCCGCCTGCAGCGCGGAGGGAGTGGCCGCTGAAATATTTCAGGGCTGCGCTAAGCAACTAAAAATACGCGTCAAATCCTCCTCCtcgttttcctttttaatttttttttttccagattgctCCATGTCCCGGCACCCCGGGGGCGGCGCAGCCCCCTCGGGGCGTCCGGCGCTCTTtcgggagggcggcggcggccggcgagCCCTCGCGGCCCCCCGCTCGCTTCCGCGCTCTCCCCCCCGGGATGACTAAGGCGCCGCTTCCCTTGTGCACCCGGGGCCTCGAGCGCGGGGCAGCAAAATCGTCTCTCCGGGTTGCTGTTCCCTTttctggggagggggggggaagggggggctTCCCGGAGCGCCGCTCCTCGGGGCCGAGGGGAAGAGCCCGGCGCCGAGCTGCTCCGGGGCGTTTGCACCCGCCGGAGCCGCGAGGGATGGAGGATGTTCGTGAAACGGGGCCGGAATAAGGGGCTCCGGCGCGGGCGCCCCCGGACGCCGGCTccggggcgagcgcggcccccggcggggcgcggaggcCGGGCCGGAGCGCGGCTCGCATCCCTGGCCGCCGGCCAGCCCCTCTTGCAGTGAGGCCCAGGGGCCGGCTCATTCTTCTCTGTAACTGATTAAAGCACCTCAGACCAAAGCTGTTTCTCGTTTTCGGCACGGATcgcgccggggagggggcggggggcggcggggtgCACGCAGGGGTGCACGGGGCTGCGTGCTCAGGGAGGTTTGGGGTGTGTTTGGGGTGCAGGGGCTGCACACAGGGTGCGCTTGGCGAGGCTTGGGGTGCGCAGGGTTGCACATGGGGTGCGCTCGGCGAGGCTCGGGGTGCAGGGGCTGCAGGCGGGATGTGCTCGGTGAGGCTCGGGGTGCGTTCGGGGTGCGCAGGGTTGCACATGGGGTGCGCTCAGCAAAGCTCAGGGTGCAGGGGCTGCATGCGGGATGCACTCAGTGAGGCTCGGGGTGCATTCGGGGTGCGCAGGGCTGCATGCAGGGTGCGCTCGGCAAGGCTCAGGGTGCAGGGGCTGCATGCAGGATGCGCTCAGTGAGGCTCGGGGTGCATTCGGGGTGCAGGGGCTGCACGTGGGATGCGCTCGGCAAGGCTTGGGGCACATTTGGGGTGTGCGGGGCTGTGTGTGGGGCTGCGTGTGGGATGCGCTCAGCAAGGCTCAGGGTGCAGGGGCTGCATGCAGGGTGCACTCGGCGAGACTCAGGGTGTGTTCGGGATGCATGCGGGTGCGCTTGGCGAAGCTCGGGGTGCGTTCGGGATGCATGGTGCTGCACGCGGGGCGCACTTGGCGAGGCTCAGCGTGCAGGGGATGTACGTGGGTGCGCTTGGCAAGGCTCGGGGTGCATTTGGGGTGTGTGGGGCTGCATGTGGGATGCGCTCGACGAGGCTTGGCGAGGTTTGGGGTGCACGGGGCTGCATGCGGGTGCACTTGGCGAGGTTTGGGGTGCATTCAGGGTGCACGGGGCTGCATGCAGTTGTGCTCAGCAAGGTTCAGGGTGCATTCGGGGTGCACTTGGCGAGGCTCGGCGAGGTTTGGGGTGCACGGGACTGCACGGAGAGCGCGTACAGTGAGGCTCGGGGtgcaggggctgcaggcagcaccaGGCTCCATGCTGCCCCGTGGGCATCCCCGCAGGGCCGTGCCCAGCCGCGGGACGGGGGACGGGGGCAGAGGGGCAGCCCACGCCCGCTcgcgctcccgccgcgctcTCGCCGGCCGGGTTTCGTCAGGACGGAAAGTCTGAACCTGCTAATCCGGCCGCACCCCGTAATGAGGGGGTTTGCTGCGGAAACGCGCACGGCGACTTCACCTGGgagctgcgcggcgcggcgcggcacggcccggcccggccccggccccaacccggcccgcccgggccgcgctccgcgctcCGCCGGGGCCGGCTCTCCAGGCCGACGTCCGCGGGGATCACTGCCCTCTCCGCCGGCTTCGGCAAACCGGGGGCCGCCACGCCGGGCTATGCCGTGCCGCGCCCCACGCCGCGCCCCACGCCGCGCCGACGCtccccggcagcgcggcgcccgccccgccgagGCGCAGCCCAGTTCacggcaccggcaccggctcTTTCTCGAGCCCCGGGGGGTTTCTCCGACGGGCTctgccgccgcggggcagcggccgggggTGTCCCGTGCCCGGCGCGCGGGGAGGGCGCCCGCGtgggcccccgcgccgcggacACGCGTGGGAGCgaccccccgcgccgcgggcacgCGCGCACCGCGCCggtccctcccccccccccacgctcGCGCCGCGCGCGGCTCCGCTCTGACGTCACCGCTGACGCCGATCCGCCCCCTcagccgcccgcggcgcggcccggccgtgACGTGACgtgcgccgcggccccgcttTAACTCCttccccgccggcgcggcccgtcCGCCCCGTCGGGGCTGCCCCGGTGCGCGGCTGCCCCGGTGCGCGGCTCCCGCCGTGACTCACGGGCGGCCAatgcggccgccgcggccgccggtCCGCCCCGTCGGGTGTGTttggtggcgggggggggggggggaaggaggccgcgccgggcccACGAGGGACGGCGGCCGCCCGTCACGCACGCCAtggccgcggcccgccccgcggccccgggggagggcagcgccgcggcggggcggacCGGTTGGGCCGGCGCTGCGGGAgcagcggccccgccgcggccgccccgtcgcgccgcgccccgccccgccgcatCCCGGGGGCAAAGAGCGCGGAAAAGGGCAAAACGCGGTTAGGCGGTGCGGCTGCGCCCCGGTGCGCTGCGTTTAGCGGAGCCGCCGCCGTTAGCGTTTCCCGCCCAGCACCGGCGGCCGTCggggcccgccgccccccgccgcccgtTTTTCTCCCCCGGGCCGGTTTTTAGCTGTTCGTTGCATCCCTTTTCCGGCCACAAGCAGGAGCTCCCTCCCCCCTCGCAGCCGACGGGCCCCGCTCGACCCCCGAGCAGGCGCCGTCGGGGCCGTCCCGCCGGCACCGAgccagcgcccggccccgccctCCACGGGCCCTCTGCGGTGCGCGTGAGCGATGAGTTGCGCCCGGTCTCAGCACCGGGGCACGGCGGGCTCTGCGAGaggccgcgctccgccgccgagcacgcacgcacgcacgcaccGGCCGCCCGGTGCCCCGGGGAGGGCGCAGCGCGCCGGGCCCGGTGCACGGTGCCGCCCCCGGtacctgccccccccccccccactttgTGCCTATTAATaccggcggcgggcgcgcggcgcggggccacGTGACCGCCCCTCCCCCGCGGTGACGTCAGCCCAGGGGCCCTCGCGCTGTTGTGCCGTTTACCCGCCGGTCGCCCCGGCGACGGCGGAGCCAGGAGTGGGCGGGGCGCCCCCTCCCGGGacggcggggcgcgcggggtggggggtgggggagcagcgggcgaggccccgcccccttaTGCAAATATGGGCGGGCGAGGACGTCATCTGCAGCCAATGGGGCCGCGGCGCGGTGAGGTCACCGCGACGGCGCCGCGTACTTaaggcggcgcgggggccgcggcggcggcagacgcgtgtgcgcgcgcgcgcagcaccggggccgcggccggtgCAACCGGGGCCTcccccgccctccccgcccAGCGCTcgccccgggccgcccgccctcccttctccctccctcccccccgccccgtcccccgCAGCCGGGCGGGGGAGGAGGATGGAAACACCCTTCTACCATGATGATGTGTTGAGCGGCCTCGGCAGCGGCTTCGCCCCGTCCTCCGGTAGCACCGGgctcctcctgcccttccccGGCGGCAGCATGATGAAGAAAGACGGGCTCGGGCTGGCGCTGCCGGAGCaggtggcggcggcgctgaaggcgcccggcgcggcggcggcggcgggcccggcggcgggcggcgaggcggcggcggcggcggggctgctgggctcgGCCGAGCTGGGGCTGCTGAAGCTGGCGTCGCCGGAGCTGGAGCGGCTCATCATCCAGTCCAACGGGCTGGTGACCACCACGCCGACCAGCGGGCAGTTCCTCTACCCCAAAGCGGCGGCCTCCGAGGAGCAGGAGTTCGCCGAGGGCTTCGTCAAGGCGCTGGAGGACTTGCACAAGCAGAACCAgctgagcggcggcggcggcggcgcggcggccgccccgggcggcggcggcggcagcggcgcggagctgcccgccgccgggctGGCCCCGCCGCCCGAGCCGCCGGTCTACGCCAACCTCAGCACCTACCCGGCGGTGAGCTAcgcggccgagccgggccccttcgcggcgccgccgccgcggctgcccccgccgccgccgccgccgctgaaGGACGAGCCGCAGATCGTGCCCGAGGTGCCGAGCTTCGGCGAGAGCCCGCCGCTCTCGCCCATCGACATGGACACGCAGGAGCGCATCAAGGCGGAGCGGAAGCGGCTGCGGAACCGCATCGCCGCCTCCAAGTGCCGCAAGAGGAAGCTGGAGCGCATCTCCCGCCTGGAGGAGAAGGTGAAGAGCCTCAAGAGCCAGAACACGGAGCTGGCCTCCACCGCCAGCCTGCTCCGCGAGCAGGTGGCCCAGCTCAAGCAGAAGGTGCTCAGCCACGTCAACAGCGGCTGCCAGCTCCTGccgcagcaccagcaccaggtGCCCGCGTACTGAGGGGGCCGCCCCGacgggggggggcgggaagcggggtggggggacgcCTCGCTGCCCCCCTTTCCTCCGCCGCGGACTCGGAGCTGGGCGCTCGCCGACCCCCCCCCGGACAGACCTGGGAGGGGAGCGaaggcgcccccccccccccccaacaaagACTCGCGGTGTGGACTGAGCGCAccggggcggcccccgcccTCCTCTTCCCGGCCCGGGACGGACTCAGCGCCCTCCCCGCCGTCGGGGCTGGGCTCCCCGGGCCGGAAAACCCCCATGGACTTGGACGTACCGGGGCCGCGGAGGGGaagcaacccccccccccccagccgcctTCACCGCGCCGCCCTTCGCGGGCATGGACTGGAGCGAACGGGGCTCGACCCCCGACGGACTGAGGGgcgccgggacccccccggaCACCCCCCTCCAACCCCCCCCTTCCCCCGACGGACTgaggggcgccggggcccgcccggggcggcggcggccccgcgcccgccacATTCCAGTGAGGCCCCAGTAAAGCCCCGCGCCGGGAGCTGCCTCTCGCTGTCTGCTTCgccggagcggggaggggggggggcacggAAAGCACCggggtggcgggggggaggggggggggacacggagCGGGAaggtgccggggggggggggcggctggGCCTGCGCCGCTGCGCGGGCAGgaagcgccgccgcggccggctgCCATCTTGGGGCGAAGGGGGTtgtggggcggcggcggcggcgggggtcccgggggggggtaTCGGGGCCaaggggggtcctgggggggggaCGGAGGGGGGGTCCccgggaggggaaggggggggctCGACGGCTGCTGTTGGGGGGTTCttgtgggtgctgggggggggcagtCTGGAGTCGGGACTAACCCCGTGGGGCtgaattgggggggggggggactgtgGGGGGTCCCTCCATgggggggggctgctgggggtCCCAGAGGGCTCCGGGTTGGGGGGGCCGCAGGGTtgtggggggtcctgggggccGTCCTGGAGCTGTGGTTGGGGGGCTTCAGAGGCCccggggtggtggtggtgtggggGGGGGCTCCAGAGGCCCCCGAGGGGGTGGTGGTTTagggggggctctggggggctCCGGAGCCCCCCGGGGGGGGTGGTGacgcggggggagggggctttGAGGGTGCCCACCGCTGCCATCCCGCCCCACTGCCATCGCCGCGGCGAGCTGGGGCGGCCCCGCGGTGGGAGGGGGTCCCAGGGacggggcgcggagccggggggggCTGCCGTCGCTCCGGGGCGCCGTCCcggcgctggggctgggctcCGCACCCCTCCCCGCCGTGCGCAGCAAAGCCACAGGGGAGAAATCCCGATTTTCCTCCCGTTTGCGCTGCCGCTTCTGTCCCCACCAGCCCCGCAAAGCCGGTTTGGGGCCGGTGTCGTCATTCCACCCCCCCGGCTGGTCGAGACGGGGCCTGTTCCCGAACGTGCCGTCTCCCCCCGGGGCTGGATCCCGGCCACGGTGCCGAGTCGGATCtggccgccgctcccgcgcggGCTCCCCCCGGGGAGGACGTGAgcgtgcctcggtttccccatCGGCAGCGGTGCCGAGCCCAGCGGCTTTCGCCAAGCGCCCTCCCGAGCGCCCCGATTTGGAGGCTGCGACTGGGGCCCGGGCAGGTTTGGGGAGGTTTCGGGGCCTTCGTGGAACCACGTCCGGGTGCGTTTGGGGCCGCTCGGCTGCTCCCGGCAGTGCCCGGGAGCCGGGGCAGGTGGAGCAGGAGAGTTTCTCCGAGTGAAGCGGTGCCGGAGTGCGGGGCGCTGGGACGCTCCCGATCCGCTCGGCCCGCGGGGAGGAAGGGCAGGCGCCGGGATTTGGCTCTGGGCCCGGCCCTCGCTGCTCTTATCTGCCCTGTTCCAGCTCCCGCTGTTCCCAGCGCTCCGCAAACACGGAGGAGCGTCCCGCTCCCggcccagccccgctcccgccccgcgctCGGGGGCTGGCGGGGTGCCTGGCGCGGGGGCCCCTTCGAGGGacggcggggagcgcggcctGACCCGGGAGCCGGCCGTGCCGCGCTATGCCGAGCCGTGCCGAGCCAGCTGGCCGCGGTTCGCCGGAGGAAGCGTCCTCCCAGCCTCGCGTAAACAACCGCTGCCTCCCCGTCACCGGGCTCGGATGGGGCCTGAGATCCAGATGGGATGCGCCCCGGCACGACGCCGGGAGAAGGTGCCTGCCTCCGATACGCTGCgctgagccgagccgagccgagctgGCCGCCTCCGGCATCGCCCGCCGGCTGCTGCATCCCCGCGTCTGGGGAGCAGAGCCTCGTGCCCTGGAGCCCTGGGGAAACTGAAGCACCAGCCTCCCCCCGCCTCGAAGCAGGATGCAGCCCCGGTGCTGCCAAACCGGCCGGGCCGGCtggcgcgggcgccgcggcacCGCCTCGGCaccgcggggcggccggctcTGCGGCGGCCGTCCTCGCGCGCTCCCCGGCTCCGGTTCCACCCCGTGGCAGGTTCCCCGCTCGCTCTCGCAGCCTGCCGCCGTCCCCTCCGGCGCAGACGTCCCAGATGTGCTTTTACTTAAAAGCCTTGGCAGGCCGCGGCCGAGGAGTGGCTCCGATTACGGGTGATGAGCTCAGGCTGCTCCGGCGTGGCGCCTggccccggggagccgcggTCCCGTGCCGGCGTGGTGCCCGGGGCTCCAGCCCCGGCAGCGCGTTCACGGGGCGCGGGAGGAGTGTGACTTCGGCTCCCCGACTTCCCTGTGCCGCCCTCGGTTTCCTGCAGCGGGAACGGGGATCCCCGTGGGACGAGGGCCGCTCGGCGAGGCTGGCGGCTCCTCGAGCCCTGCAGCGGCCCCGTGTGCCGTGGTGCACGCGGCTGTCGCCGGAGAGCGTCTCCAGCTCGGTTCCGGATGGCAGCGACGGCTCGCGGCGCTGCAATGGCAATTAGATGGTGCCGGAGAGAAACGGGCTGCGGGGGGCTGTCGGGACCCCGGGGCTGTGCTCGGGCTCGGCCGCGCCGTGCCCCAGCGCCCTTGGCTCCGGTCTGCCCCAGTGCCGGTCTGGGCCGGGTTGGCAGCTCCTGTGCAAATAGGATTTGGGCAGATAAGGACCCTGCGGACGCTGGTGGCACCCGCCCTGCCCTGAAGGCACCTGTGGAGGCTGCTCGCGGGGATGGCAGGCAGGTGCCGGGACCTGGGGTCCCCTCTCCCCATGCGCAGGACTTGGATGAAGTTCGTGGGGTTCCTCTGCCCCTTCCTCCAGGATCAGCTAGTGCATCTCCACCGGGCTCGGCCACGGTGGTGTCTCCACCCAGCTCAGCCTGCTCAGCAACAGCTGCAGCATCTCCGCCCGGCTCAGCCGTGGCATCGTCTCCATCCGGCTCGTCCACGGTGCCTTGGTCCAGCTCGGCTGCAGCGTCTCCTCCGCCCAGGGCAGCCACGATGCCTCGGTCTGGCTTGGCCAGGGTGTCGTCTGCACCTGGCTCAGCCACGGCACCCGCCCCATCTTCGCCCGGGGCATCCCGCGTCGGCTGCTGCGCTGAGctctccccccagcccccaggGCCCCGTGGCCGGCCTGGCCGGCAGCTCGGGTGAGAGCGGGGTGGGGAGCCGTGCGGGCGGGCAGAGGCCGCAGCTGCCTGCGGGTGCCGTGGATGCTCCGGGCACTGCCCGGCTCTGCCGCCCACCCGGGCAGGGGATGTTGCTGGGGTGCAGGTCTCTGGGGTCTGTGCCGGGGCTGGCACCGTGGGGGTTAGTCGCTCACCCTTCCTTTCCCAGCCCCGGCAGCAGGGACCATGGACACCAGAGGTAGGAGGTGGCCCTGGGCTGGTGCACCCATGGGTGGGCAGCAACGTGGGGAGCCCACCTCCGCCAAGCTGAGGAGAGCGAGCGCTGGGCTCAGGCCTCTCCTGCGGGCGCTCTGCCACGGCAAAGCCTGGCTGTGCCGGCATGGCTGTGCCGGCGCGGGCTGCTCTCGACAGCCGGGAGCTCGGGACACGGGTGGGGGATGCAGGGAGCACCCTGAGCACCTCCATGTGCCCTCCCCACCGGGGCTGCATCCCCCTCCAGGCCCTCCGTGTCTCCTCCTGTCCCCTGCCCCAGGGGGTCCCTGAGCCCCTCGGGGGTCTCCTGCCGCTAGGCCCGTGGCCCGGCCGCGGTGCCGCGCGGTGCCGTGCCACGGCGTGCGGTGCCGCGTGGCCTCCCCCGGCGGGGGGTGGGATGGGAGGGAGCGAGCGGCCAGGCACGCACGCAGCCTTCCTTCTGCTCCGCTGCACTCTGTCTGCAGGGCGccgcggagcgggcggcgggtAAGGGGCTGCCCTGGgtgccgcgggccggggggcgagggggagctgggggggggggcggcgagCCGGGCCCCCGCCCTGCCATGGGGCTGAGCCCCCCTCACCGGCCTCCGTGGCCCTGCACTGATGCCGCTTCTCATGCCAGCTCCGGGAGGACCGAGGGGCTCAGCTCTGGGAAATTGAGGTTTTTTCCTGGAGGGAAAAGCCAGGAGAAGCATTCCCAAGCGGCCGCGGGGGCCTGGCTGGGTCTGGGTGGGGGGGCTACAGGGCCGCAGGCTAGTGGGGATCGGGTGCCCCAGGCTGAGCCTTGACACGGTGCTGGTGCCTCCTGCGAGGTGCCGGGGGGTTCGTGGCCTGGCGGATGCTCCAGCCTGGGGGAGCGGGTCTGAGCGCCGCTTGCCAAGCCCATCCTCGTGGCCTCGGGCCTGGGCGCCCCGCACGCAGCTGGGAGGGCGCCCAGCAGGGCAGCACGGGGCTTCGCTGGCCCCGGCCGTCGGCTCTCGGGGCGGGAAACCCGAGGAGCCGGGGCTAATCCCGGccaggcggcgcggcggcggccccagCACCCATAAATCAGCACCAAGAGAAAAACGCGTGAACAGCGCCGaggcggccgccccccggcctGCCCCGAGGAGGCCCGGGACGCCGGCGGGACaggccgcgggccgggccgtgccggggccgccggggtGGCCGCGTCCCCGGGGCCCGTCGGGGCTGAGCACCGCGTCCCGCAGGCAGCGCGATGCGACGGAGCCGGACCGCGCTGCCCTTCCTGAGCACCGAGGtgagcgcggccgcggcgcggccccccccccgtgtcccgGCCGCGCGTGGGGCACCGGGAGGGgcgtgcggtgcggtgcggcgGGGGGAATGTGCGGAGTCCCCCCGGTGTGGGTGTCCCAGCACGGCGCCCGCGGGCAGCGATAACCGCGATTACGGCACTCAGTGGGAGTTAATTATCCCCCTAATGGGCGGTTAATTATTATTCGCCCCTGCGCAAGTGCGCGTCggctctggggggggggggggggggttccagcaggcgggggaggggggggcggtGGCCTAgcccgggggtcccggggccTCGCCGGGGGAGGGGTCGGCGGTCGGCGGTGCCAGACCCGGTGGGGGGAGGCTGCATGGGGGCCGAGtccccccccgcgccccccgtGCACCGGCTCTGGGCGGCGCTCGTGGCCCCCCCTGGGCCGCGGCGTCGGTGCCGCCGGGGCTGCAGCGAGGCACCGTGCCCGGCAGGGGGCTCCCGTGCGCTACCGGCGCCCGGTAAgagcggccggggggggggggagtcgCTCcccgggggagggaggggggggcgtTTGCAGCGGGGGTCGCGGCTCGGTTTGAGGGGGGTGTCGGTACGGTCCTGGCGTCGCGGCCGCTCCCGGGgtgggcgcgggggggggggggggggggcagccccgTCCAAAGCGCCTCGCCCGGTTACCGGGCAGCGGTGCTCGGGgcagccccccgcggcggggcggggcggagcggggcctCCCCGACAGCACCCTGGAGAGCTCCCCCGGTACCGGGCTCAGGCGGCGCCGTCCGCCCGCAGCGCTGCCGCGACGCCGCCGAGCCCGCCCCGTCGGGGGCCGGAGCGGTGGTGGGCGCCGTCCGCCGGCGCTTCTCCGGGagcccgctgctgccgccgctgggCTACCGGCAGGCCgaggcggcccgcggcgccgagcCCGACGGCGCCAGGGTGGTGTTCACCATCGAGGAGAGCGGCCCCAGCAGCGGCGAGGAGGCCGAGCCGCCCCGGTAagagcggcggcgggagcgcggcacggggcgccggcggggagccgccggtgcggggctggggcgcggcgcggcccctccGTCGGCGCCGAGACGAGCCAGGCGGCTCCTGCTGTGGAGAAATCACGTCTTGCTTTCGCCCTcggaaaaaacaaacccaaataGTTTCCTAGACACGTATGAAAGCGGCGGAGCGGGGAAGGGGAGGCGGGGGCGAAGCTTCCAGGGAAATAATTGATGTCGGTGTTTGCTTGTTTACttgatttatttgctttttaatgagGGTGCGAACTGACAAGCACCACGGCTGGGATGGATGTGGCCCAGGCGCGGCCCCCGCctcccgccggggcgggcgagCGAGCGCCGCGGAGAGGCCAGGCCGGTGCGCGGGCCCGGGGGCGGCTTTTCCCCgagggggccgggccggggcagcggcgctcGGCTCTGTTTCCCCCCACCGCTGCGCCGTCGAGGCGGGGCGGTGCCGGGCTCGGCCGCTTCTGGGAGCGCAGCGCGGCGGAGCCGGCACCGGGacggcggggcggccgggccgggccggggcggcgggcgccctcccgcggcgccgcgcccggTTTCAGCACCGGCGGGCGGacagcagcggcggcggcgccccgccgccacGGAGCGGCCCCGCGACGGCCCCGCgacggcgcggccgccccggcgcctcTGGCGGCAGCCGCGCACCCGCACCCGCGTCCCGCAGCGcctccgctccgcccccgagCGGCTCCGGGACGGgcagcgggccggggccgccgccgaggaggggggccggccggggggccggggccggggctgggtcCGGACCGGCCCTGCCGCGCCGCGTCCCGCTCCTGGCCCTCCGCCCTGCGCGGCCGGTAAGAGCAGCCGCCGGCACTGGGCGGCGCCGGGCACCCCCCGAGCAGGGGCAGGGGGTGCGGTGCAGTGGGCTGTGCAATGGGGAGGGCTGTGAAATGGGGGGGAGGTGTGCAGTGGTCTGGGGTGCTGCAGGAGTGTACGATGGGGAGGGGTGTGCAGTGGTCTGGGGTGCTGCAGGGGTGTGCGATGGGGAGGGTGCAGCCAGGTATGCTGCAGAGAGCGGTGTGCAGTGGGGCAGGGTGTGCAATGGGGAGGGTGCAGTGGGGCGTGCAATGGGGCGGGGGGTGCAGGAGCACTGGAGGAGCGGGGGGCAGTGGCCGGTGTGCGCAGCGGGGTGCATGTGGTCGGCCACGAGCCGCAGACGGGGGTGCGCAGCGTGGGCTGGGGGACGCAGTGGGGCGGGTGCTGGCAGGGGGCAGTGGGCCGGGTGCATGGTGCTGGCAGTGGGGTGCGGGCAGCGGGCTGGGCTGGGGTGCGCGGTGGGGTGCGTGGTGCAGTGTGCGCAGGGGCAAGGCAATTCCAGGCAGATTTTTAGGAGGCGAGAGGGGGGCCAGGGCAGGACTGGACAGGAGGCAGCTCTGGCGGGGCTCAGCAAACTAAACCGGCCTGTCACTGTCCCCACTGCCTCTGGCcaccagccccccccccccccccatggtCCCTCCTGGCAGCCCCCGGGCACCTGTGGCCAGGCCAGGgcttgtccctgtccccatcacCTTGTCCCCATCACCCCATCCCCATCTCCG
This sequence is a window from Rhea pennata isolate bPtePen1 chromosome 27, bPtePen1.pri, whole genome shotgun sequence. Protein-coding genes within it:
- the JUND gene encoding transcription factor JunD — its product is METPFYHDDVLSGLGSGFAPSSGSTGLLLPFPGGSMMKKDGLGLALPEQVAAALKAPGAAAAAGPAAGGEAAAAAGLLGSAELGLLKLASPELERLIIQSNGLVTTTPTSGQFLYPKAAASEEQEFAEGFVKALEDLHKQNQLSGGGGGAAAAPGGGGGSGAELPAAGLAPPPEPPVYANLSTYPAVSYAAEPGPFAAPPPRLPPPPPPPLKDEPQIVPEVPSFGESPPLSPIDMDTQERIKAERKRLRNRIAASKCRKRKLERISRLEEKVKSLKSQNTELASTASLLREQVAQLKQKVLSHVNSGCQLLPQHQHQVPAY